The genomic window GTGCCGCGCCATTCGGTGATCTGCAGGTCCGTCTCCTTGAGGCGCCGCCACAGCGCGTCAAGGTCGCCGTCATCTTTGGCAAGCTCGCCTGTCATCCAGGGCCGCAGTTCGCCGATCCGCGTACCATCCGGTCGAATTACCGAACGGGTGTCGCGCCAGTAGTCATCGTCGATCCGCGCGACGCTGAACTGAAAGCCCGGGAAGGCGTGGGCGAGGGCGGGGACCAGGTCGGCGTCGGCGGTCGCGGGCTCAAGGCCAGCCAGCGCCGCGTTGATCGAGGTTGCGTCCGGTAGACGGAGAGGGGAGGTCATCAAAAATTAACCCTGTAGTCGCGCGCGTGAACGGCCGAGCGTCTAGCGGGATGGCCTGGGCCAACGGACGGGTCGCCTGAGACCCCGGTCGGCACCGGCCAAACTCTCGGTATTGCCTTCCGCGGGGGCGGTGCCCCTTCCCTTGGTGTATCCTTGATGATATATACGGATACACAGTGCAGTCTAGAGGAATGCGCCATGGCCTTCCACATCAAGAACCCGGAGACCGATGCGCTGGCCCGCAAGGTGGCGGCGCTGAAAAAACTCGGCCTCACCGAAGCCGTGCACGCCGCGCTCGCCCATGAGCTCGAGCGCGAGCAGGGCAAGCCGTCTTTGGTCGACCTCGGCGTCCAGTTCTGCCGGGATCTGCGCGCCAAGGGCAATCCGGCGCAGGGCCAGCCCGCCGACAAGGCGTTCCGCGACAGCCTGTATGAGGACACCTGATGTTCATCGACGCCTCGGCGCTGACTGCGTTGTTGACCGACGAGGACGAGGCGCGTGAGCTTTTGGCCCGCCTGCAGCAGACCGGAACGCGTCTGACCTCGCCGCTGGCGGTGTGGGAGGCGGCGGTCGCGGTGGCGCGCGTGTTGAGACTTTCGGTCAGCGCCGCCGCCGAGGCGGTCGAAGACTATCTCGCGCTGATGGAGATCGCCGTGGTCGCGGTGCCGCCGGAGACGGCACGGATCGCGCTCGACGCCTTCGACCGGTTCGGCAAGGGCCGGCATCCGGCGAGCCTCAATTTCGGGGACTGCTTTGCCTATGCCTGTGCCCGGCATCTGGGCCAGCCGTTGATGTTCAAGGGCGGCGACTTTCCGCAGACCGACATCGAGGCCGCCTGAGGCAGCCGCCAGGCCATCCCTGCAACCGGAAGGGCAGGGGACTTTGTCTTCCGGAAGGGCAAAGCGCCTCAGCATGGCGGACTCACACGCCGATTTGGTGCCCAGACGATGCGATGTCCGGGGCTCCCAGAGTTCAGAATCATTGATTTGCGCCGTGACGTCCATCCCTATCGATAAGCGGTGGTTATCGATAGTGAGGACTGGCCGGGAACAGGCCCCGCTATGACGGAAGCCAAAGCTGTGTTAGCTTCCGTTTCGCCGCTTCCTGTTAAGGTTATCAAGGCCTTGCTGCCCAGCTACCAAATCCCCGAACCGCTGCCCTGGGCCCAGCTCGCCGGGCCGCTCGCCGCCGCCGAGGATGCGCTCGCCCGCCTCGACGAGCGGCTGGCCAAAAGCCCAATACGCGACGGCGCGATCAGCCGGATGCACTTCGCCGACTCCTGCGCCAGTCTGTGGCTCGACGGCGAACTCGTCCACCTCGACGACCTTGTCCTCCACGACGCCGGCATGGACGTCCGCGCCCCGACCCACGAGTTGACCCGGGCTCATGCCGTGCTGCGCGCCCGTCGGCGCATCGCCGAGGCGAAGCCCGATTGGGCGCAGTCCGTTGCCGGGCTCGCTGGCCTCCGCGGGCGGAGCGAGCGAGAGGAGGGGACGGGCAACCGGAAGGAAGTCGAGGGAAGTCTTGGGGTCGACGAGGACGCGGAGCGGGAGGAGGTGGGTTTCGAAGGGCCGCTTGATGCCATCAACACCGATCCCCATCTGGCCGCCGCCCTCGCCGCGGTCGATGCCGCGAACGCCAGGGCGGAGCGCAGGCTCGCCGACGAGGCTCGGTCGCGGCCGGAGCGGGATTCCCTCGTCTACGATCCCGACTGGGACGAAGACGGCCGCCTCGACGACTGGCGCACCGTCGTCGACGAGACCCGCACCC from Bradyrhizobium quebecense includes these protein-coding regions:
- a CDS encoding type II toxin-antitoxin system VapC family toxin, with the protein product MFIDASALTALLTDEDEARELLARLQQTGTRLTSPLAVWEAAVAVARVLRLSVSAAAEAVEDYLALMEIAVVAVPPETARIALDAFDRFGKGRHPASLNFGDCFAYACARHLGQPLMFKGGDFPQTDIEAA
- a CDS encoding type II toxin-antitoxin system VapB family antitoxin codes for the protein MAFHIKNPETDALARKVAALKKLGLTEAVHAALAHELEREQGKPSLVDLGVQFCRDLRAKGNPAQGQPADKAFRDSLYEDT
- a CDS encoding RHE_PE00001 family protein, which encodes MTEAKAVLASVSPLPVKVIKALLPSYQIPEPLPWAQLAGPLAAAEDALARLDERLAKSPIRDGAISRMHFADSCASLWLDGELVHLDDLVLHDAGMDVRAPTHELTRAHAVLRARRRIAEAKPDWAQSVAGLAGLRGRSEREEGTGNRKEVEGSLGVDEDAEREEVGFEGPLDAINTDPHLAAALAAVDAANARAERRLADEARSRPERDSLVYDPDWDEDGRLDDWRTVVDETRTLPPTLAAAIAADAWDAIEPLEHTPWLGRLLAAGVLRARGKTRWHLPCLHAGLKSISRERRRPRDAAARLAVQLEAMTAAAEAGRKDHDRWLMTRNLLTRKLAGRRTTSKLPALLDYVLTRPIVSAGMIAEELGITPRAAQNLVAELGLREATGRGRYRAWGIL